One Methylobacterium oryzae DNA window includes the following coding sequences:
- the trmB gene encoding tRNA (guanine(46)-N(7))-methyltransferase TrmB has product MDTDAPGRSDHPVEEPERAFFGRRKGKRLRGQQERRLAELLPSLRVDLPPGDAILDPRALFPAMPAPPEALWLEIGFGGGEHLAAQAAAHPAVGIIGAEPFVNGVVKLLAAIEARALRNVRIRDEDVTALLARLPDACLDRVYLLYPDPWPKRRQRKRRFVSDASLAEIGRVLKDGGLFRFASDIDDYAGWTLVRAARCPVLAWTARDARDWTRPFPGWPGTRYEAKALAAGRRPTYLEFARRPR; this is encoded by the coding sequence GTGGACACCGACGCCCCTGGACGCTCCGACCACCCGGTCGAGGAGCCGGAGCGCGCCTTCTTCGGGCGCCGCAAGGGCAAGCGCCTGCGCGGGCAGCAGGAGCGCCGGCTCGCCGAGCTGCTGCCGAGCCTGCGGGTCGACCTGCCGCCGGGCGACGCGATCCTCGATCCGCGCGCGCTGTTCCCCGCCATGCCGGCGCCGCCGGAGGCGCTGTGGCTGGAGATCGGCTTCGGCGGCGGCGAGCACCTCGCCGCCCAGGCGGCCGCGCATCCGGCCGTCGGCATCATCGGCGCCGAGCCCTTCGTCAACGGCGTGGTCAAGCTGCTGGCGGCGATCGAGGCGCGTGCGCTGCGCAACGTCCGCATCCGCGACGAGGACGTGACCGCCCTGCTGGCGCGCCTGCCGGATGCCTGCCTCGACCGGGTCTACCTGCTCTATCCCGATCCCTGGCCCAAGCGGCGGCAGCGCAAGCGCCGGTTCGTCTCCGACGCGTCGCTCGCCGAGATCGGCCGGGTCCTGAAGGACGGCGGCCTGTTCCGCTTCGCCAGCGACATCGACGACTATGCCGGCTGGACGCTCGTCCGGGCCGCGCGGTGCCCGGTCCTCGCCTGGACGGCGCGGGACGCCCGGGACTGGACGCGGCCGTTCCCGGGCTGGCCCGGCACGCGCTACGAGGCCAAGGCGCTGGCAGCGGGCCGCCGGCCCACCTATCTGGAATTCGCCCGCCGCCCCCGCTGA